In one window of Euzebya rosea DNA:
- a CDS encoding L,D-transpeptidase family protein — MSRSPRRHALAAVLAVLAVACGDGGTTVTTAPVPVAVEPSSTVPADAAPRPSAVVPDRSRPLVPPVDPGTPVLAAPPPPVGADGSTGSPEPTESASDEVARVQQRLTELRYYDGPVDGVVGRATTTALQAFQKVQGLPVDGAIGPETLTALDDPVLPEVHAGAATQINIDLDAQVMVAVVGGRVARIMPISSGNGAPYSLPGGIRAESLTPVGTFTIERRIQGTVNAHFGTLYDPMYFHQGWAIHGSNNVPATPASHGCVRLPRADAEWLFSQVEVGTPVTVVGALNAFDPAAGETAGTTVPAGDPGPPPEPPSDNDF; from the coding sequence ATGTCCCGGTCCCCTCGCCGTCATGCCCTCGCGGCCGTCCTCGCGGTGCTGGCCGTGGCCTGCGGCGACGGGGGCACGACCGTGACCACCGCCCCGGTCCCGGTGGCCGTCGAGCCATCGTCGACGGTGCCTGCCGATGCGGCGCCACGGCCGTCTGCGGTCGTCCCCGACCGATCCCGTCCGCTCGTGCCGCCCGTGGATCCGGGCACACCGGTCCTGGCCGCGCCACCGCCCCCGGTCGGCGCCGACGGGTCGACCGGGTCGCCGGAGCCGACGGAGTCCGCGTCGGATGAGGTCGCACGGGTCCAGCAACGCCTGACCGAGCTGCGCTACTACGACGGTCCCGTGGACGGGGTGGTCGGGCGTGCGACCACGACGGCGCTGCAGGCGTTCCAGAAGGTCCAGGGGTTGCCCGTCGACGGGGCCATCGGGCCCGAGACGCTCACCGCGCTGGACGACCCGGTCCTGCCGGAGGTCCACGCGGGTGCAGCCACCCAGATCAACATCGACCTCGACGCCCAGGTCATGGTCGCCGTGGTCGGGGGCCGAGTGGCGCGGATCATGCCGATCTCCAGCGGCAACGGTGCCCCCTACTCGCTCCCCGGCGGGATCCGGGCCGAGTCGTTGACGCCAGTCGGGACGTTCACGATCGAGCGGCGGATCCAGGGCACCGTCAACGCCCACTTCGGCACGCTCTACGACCCCATGTACTTCCACCAGGGCTGGGCGATCCACGGGTCCAACAACGTGCCGGCGACGCCGGCGTCCCACGGGTGCGTCCGCCTGCCGCGCGCCGACGCCGAGTGGCTGTTCTCCCAGGTGGAGGTGGGGACGCCGGTGACGGTGGTCGGGGCGCTGAACGCGTTCGACCCGGCTGCAGGGGAGACCGCCGGGACGACGGTGCCCGCAGGGGACCCCGGCCCGCCGCCCGAGCCGCCGTCGGACAACGACTTCTAG
- a CDS encoding SOS response-associated peptidase: protein MCGRYVATTTAEGLVKFFVIDDRQVDDVPPSYNVAPTDPVPAVVRYDGQMVLTEFRWGLVPFWAKDRSIGARMINARSETVTEKKAFAESVEQRRCLLPADGFYEWEKVNDGTTRGRRLPWFVRRTDGNPMVYAGIWSSWRDRSGDGSRLLTCSVLTTSANEVLSPIHDRMPVILDRDQWETWLDPQADMGDVRELLAPAPDDAVERYRVSTRVNSVANNSPELLEPLAEDDQDLPASLVTIVDTDDEAADAEQTSLF, encoded by the coding sequence ATGTGCGGACGGTACGTGGCCACGACGACGGCCGAGGGGCTGGTCAAGTTCTTCGTGATCGACGACCGGCAGGTCGACGACGTGCCACCCAGCTACAACGTCGCCCCCACCGACCCCGTGCCCGCCGTCGTGCGCTACGACGGCCAGATGGTCCTCACCGAGTTCCGCTGGGGGCTGGTCCCGTTCTGGGCCAAGGACCGAAGCATCGGCGCGCGGATGATCAACGCCCGGTCCGAGACGGTGACGGAGAAGAAGGCGTTCGCCGAGAGCGTCGAGCAGCGCCGCTGCCTGCTGCCGGCCGACGGGTTCTACGAGTGGGAGAAGGTCAACGACGGCACCACGCGGGGGCGACGCCTGCCGTGGTTCGTCCGCCGCACCGACGGCAACCCGATGGTCTACGCCGGCATCTGGTCGTCGTGGCGCGACCGGTCCGGCGACGGCTCCCGGCTGCTGACCTGCTCGGTCCTGACGACGTCCGCCAACGAGGTCCTCTCCCCCATCCACGACCGCATGCCAGTCATCCTCGACCGCGACCAGTGGGAGACCTGGCTGGACCCGCAGGCTGACATGGGCGACGTCCGCGAGCTGCTGGCCCCGGCCCCCGACGACGCCGTCGAGCGCTACCGCGTGTCCACCCGCGTCAACAGCGTCGCCAACAACTCCCCCGAGCTGCTGGAGCCCCTCGCCGAGGACGACCAGGACCTGCCGGCCAGCCTCGTCACCATCGTCGACACCGACGACGAGGCGGCCGACGCCGAGCAGACCTCCCTCTTCTGA